The Corvus cornix cornix isolate S_Up_H32 chromosome 26, ASM73873v5, whole genome shotgun sequence genome includes a region encoding these proteins:
- the APOBEC2 gene encoding C->U-editing enzyme APOBEC-2 isoform X1, giving the protein MAEKQEEPSNAQNGEPDNAEEGEGKKKKVKREDLPPFEIVTGERLPAIFFKFQFRNVEYSSGRNKTFLCYVVETQGKESATCRGYLEDEHAAAHAEMAFFNTILPTCQAGARHDVTWYVSSSPCVTCAERICEALRKDKGLRLTIMVGRLFMWEEPEMQAALRSMKEAGCKLRIMKPQDFEYVWKNFVEQEEGEEAKSFVPWEDIQENFQYYEEKLAEILH; this is encoded by the exons ATGgcagagaagcaggaggagcCCAGCAATGCCCAGAACGGGGAACCCGACAACGCcgaggagggagaggggaagaagaagaaggtgaAGAGGGAGGACCTGCCACCCTTTGAGATTGTGACAGG ggaACGCCTCCCAGCAATCTTCTTCAAATTCCAGTTCAGGAACGTGGAGTACAGCTCGGGCAGGAACAAAACCTTCCTGTGCTACGTGGTGGAGACGCAGGGCAAGGAGTCGGCGACGTGCCGGGGGTACCTGGAGGACGAGCACGCGGCCGCCCACGCCGAGATGGCCTTTTTCAACACCATCCTGCCCACGTGCCAGGCGGGTGCCCGCCACGATGTCACCTGGTACGTGTCCTCCAGCCCCTGCGTCACCTGCGCCGAGAGGATCTGCGAGGCCCTGCGCAAGGACAAGGGGCTGCGCCTCACCATCATGGTGGGCCGGCTCTTCATGTGGGAAGAGCCCGAGATGCAGGCGGCTCTCAGGAGCATGAAGGAGGCCGGCTGCAAGCTGAGGATTATGAAGCCTCAAGACTTTGAGTATGTCTGGAAGAACTttgtggagcaggaggaaggggaggaggcCAAGTCCTTTGTGCCCTGGGAGGATATTCAGGAGAATTTCCAGTACTACGAGGAGAAGCTGGCTGAGATCTTGCACTGA